In a genomic window of Erigeron canadensis isolate Cc75 chromosome 5, C_canadensis_v1, whole genome shotgun sequence:
- the LOC122599395 gene encoding uncharacterized protein LOC122599395 — MEKWQHDGNLKCLFCHEGADSHDHLFFQCQFTWKIWEYMRSMTQMVNISSRMEDIMQEIGDKHEQNSISERNSRIFRKEERTAEDLCRIIKDNVRFKLLALKVKKSKRVIEMAAMWNLSWRNNTVYAS; from the exons ATGGAGAAATGGCAGCATGATGGTAATCTTAAGTGCCTATTCTGTCATGAGGGTGCTGATAGTCATGATCACCTTTTCTTTCAATGTCAGTTTACTTGGAAAATCTGGGAGTATATGAGGAGTATGACTCAAATGGTGAATATTAGTTCCAGAATGGAGGATATTATGCAGGAGATTGGTGATAAGCATGAGCAGAACAGTATTAGT GAAAGGAATTCAAGGATTTTCAGGAAGGAAGAAAGGACTGCAGAGGATCTGTGCAGGATTATAAAAGATAATGTTAGATTTAAGTTGCTTGCTTTAAAAGTGAAGAAATCTAAAAGAGTGATTGAAATGGCTGCTATGTGGAATCTTAGTTGGAGGAATAATACCGTGTATGCTAGTTAA
- the LOC122599398 gene encoding LOW QUALITY PROTEIN: zinc finger CCCH domain-containing protein 65-like (The sequence of the model RefSeq protein was modified relative to this genomic sequence to represent the inferred CDS: inserted 3 bases in 2 codons), which yields MDMQVLYNVCYGVTGVIEPREGGNSKDYKRDTSNWKEKKQLTMERKAKKKRNDRIRRAEKNRNLGVKRLTLQPVIKEKKVTYCRHYLNGRCHEGKKCKFSHDTTPGKNLRCPCSHFARHACMKGDDCPFDQLSKYPCNNILSKGFCNXGPDCMFSHEVQPGEGSLIAPNESKPEPTPSSNLGAKKIETKSCSVPKSVTCNTERNPVKITPKVYAQPPKGISFLSQEKLPVDAXSKVDAGVRQIAKTPPSVQDPKEINKTLQAVPRGINFLSFDKKPGLDHSNGKFPFKISSGIGKSQLSNLEGSEVLKSDSIVNVVNGVNVDLSTDRLNFDLLKDRPSCSQKPMPMLPFMSSISQRALQSTLAFASNFESSSKLID from the exons ATGGATATGCAAGTTTTATATAATGTATGTTATGGGGTAACAGGAGTTATTGAACCAAGAGAGGGTGGTAACAGTAAAGATTATAAAAGG GATACTTCTAATTGGAAGGAAAAGAAGCAGTTGACCATGGAAAGAAAAGCGAAGAAAAag CGGAATGACAGAATTAGACGAGCAGAAAAGAATAGAAACCTTGGTGTCAAAAGGCTAACACTTCAACCAGTGATAAAAGAGAAGAAAGTTACATATTGTCGCCATTATTTGAATGGAAGATGCCACGAG GGTAAGAAGTGTAAATTCTCTCATGATACCACCCCTGGAAAAAATCTAAGGTGT CCCTGCAGTCATTTTGCTCGCCATGCTTGTATGAAAGGTGACGACTGTCCATTTGATCAACTATCCAAATATCCTTGCAATAATATTCTGTCTAAAGGATTTTGCA CAGGTCCAGATTGTATGTTTTCTCATGAG GTCCAACCAGGTGAAGGTTCTTTAATTGCTCCAAATGAGTCAAAGCCTGAACCAACGCCTTCTTCAAACTTAGGTGCTAAAAAGATAGAAACAAAAAGTTGTTCAGTACCCAAATCTGTTACATGTAACACTGAACGCAATCCTGTTAAAATTACACCCAAAGTATATGCACAACCACCAAAAGGTATAAGCTTTCTTTCTCAAGAAAAGTTACCAGTAGATGC CTCTAAGGTAGATGCCGGGGTTAGACAAATAGCCAAAACTCCCCCTTCAGTTCAAGATCCCAAAGAAATTAACAAAACACTCCAGGCAGTTCCGCGTGGAATAAACTTTCTGTCGTTTGATAAAAAACCTGGCTTGGACCATTCAAATGGTAAATTTCCTTTCAAGATTAGCAGCGGAATTGGAAAGTCTCAGTTAAGTAACTTGGAAGGCAGTGAGGTTTTGAAGTCTGATTCAATAGTAAATGTGGTCAACGGGGTCAATGTTGATCTATCTACAGATAGATTAAACTTTGATCTTCTAAAAGATAGACCAAGTTGTTCTCAAAAACCTATGCCTATGTTGCCATTCATGTCAAGTATATCACAGCGAGCGCTTCAGTCGACATTAGCTTTTGCATCTAATTTTGAGTCCAGTTCAAAGTTAATTGATTGA
- the LOC122599394 gene encoding uncharacterized protein LOC122599394, which yields MSGDKNKSVSNEVAIPLSSYQCPILNNSNYTLWALRMKKILVANGIWDMLEGTGTSKEIDIKKDSSASAYLFQGLAEDLQMQVAGCETAKEIWDSLKARFVGTEDVQQAHSQRLKSEFERLLMKEDESIDSFVGKMMSIITKAATFGLTFDEQTKVRKLLNVVLDNFILIVATIEMVVDFIEAKLEEVIGKLKTYEERLNFRKKSGEDNSEKLLFTRQGNDKNYEHNYGNNRQGGGNKTRGRGQGRFIRDNINEDSFDRWKKSAGDQNYPRRQLKDVQCYNFQDFGHFASNCPKPNHREKKANLMFEDDEPALLMVTTKDEEETTSLKEKKRRNGIVIEKNEIPKGKLDDMRSEIKTDLRSKLEFWKFEKLQDFEIEKQVFEKKMRDREITFEKQIKEIKELETKREKFVKEKHGIFPNKKLLEEEPRIDNGECKKHQETPSRFQNESKIEKDIKSRHKKVESEDRDTRNGLSEIQDYEMIQMMEDTDKVNKDDQDEIEDRNKRSQIKEEVQDIVRVKDQVKGNGNKPKFKVKDDET from the exons ATGTCGGGagataaaaacaaaagtgtTTCTAATGAAGTTGCGATACCGTTATCTTCGTATCAATGCCCAATTTTAAACAATAGCAATTATACACTATGGGCATTAAGAATGAAGAAGATACTTGTGGCAAATGGAATTTGGGATATGTTAGAAGGAACAGGTACATCAAAAGAGATCGATATAAAAAAGGATAGTTCTGCATCGGCATATCTATTCCAAGGATTGGCCGAAGATTTGCAAATGCAAGTTGCGGGATGTGAAACGGCAAAAGAAATTTGGGATTCATTAAAGGCTAGATTTGTTGGGACAGAAGATGTTCAACAAGCGCACTCGCAACGATTGAAGTCAGAATTTGAGAGACTCCttatgaaagaagatgaatcaATAGATTCATTTGTTGGAAAGATGATGAGTATTATTACAAAGGCTGCTACATTTGGACTGACATTTGATGAACAAACAAAAGTACGGAAATTACTCAACGTAGTACTAGATAACTTTATACTAATAGTAGCAACCATTGAAATGGTTGTTGATTTTATAGAAGCGAAATTGGAGGAGGTTATTGGGAAACTTAAGACTTACGAAGAAAGGcttaattttagaaaaaaaagtgGAGAAGATAATAGTGAAAAGTTGTTGTTCACACGTCAAGGGAATGACAAAAATTATGAACACAACTATGGAAACAATAGACAAGGAGGTGGTAATAAGACAAGAGGAAGAGGCCAAGGAAGATTCATAAGAGATAATATAAATGAAGATAGTTTCGATAGATGGAAGAAAAGCGCTGGAGATCAAAACTATCCAAGAAGACAACTTAAGGATGTACAATGTTATAATTTTCAAGACTTTGGACACTTTGCTTCAAATTgtccaaaaccaaaccatagaGAAAAAAAAGCAAACCTTATGTTCGAAGATGACGAACCAGCACTATTGATGGTAACCACTAAGGATGAAGAGGAAACAACATccttaaaagaaaagaagagaaggAATGGAATTGTCATTGAGAAGAATGAAATTCCAAAAGGAAAGTTAGACGACATGAGGTCAGAGATAAAAACTGACTTGAGAAGTAAACTAGAGTTTTGGAAGTTTGAAAAGCTTCAAGACTTTGAGATAGAGAAACAAGTGTTTGAGAAGAAAATGAGAGATAGAGAAATAACATTTGAGAAACAAAT CAAAGAGATAAAAGAGTTAGAGACAAAAAGAGAAAAGTTTGTGAAAGAGAAACATGGAATTTTTCCGAATAAGAAACTCCTAGAGGAAGAACCAAGAATTGACAATGGCGAATGCAAGAAGCATCAAGAGACGCCATCAAGATTTCAAAATGAAAGCAAGATTGAGAAAGACATCAAGTCAAGACACAAGAAAGTCGAATCTGAAGATCGTGATACAAGAAATGGATTGTCGGAGATTCAAGACTATGAGATGATACAAATGATGGAAGATACCGACAAAGTTAACAAAGATGATCAAGATGAGATTGAAGACAGGAATAAGAGAAGCCAAATCAAGGAAGAAGTTCAAGACATAGTTCGTGTTAAAGATCAAGTCAAAGGAAATGGAAACAAGCCAAAGTTCAAGGTTAAAGATGATGAAACTTGA